Proteins encoded by one window of Pseudonocardia sp. HH130629-09:
- a CDS encoding transglutaminase TgpA family protein — translation MSAPTRPPVRPAPPPAAPVAETGPAGRTPGAPAWTVVLGPVATVVAVLLAGTAMGSVVQGAAWFAHAAVAVVLVALVGGLLLPLRAWLVAPGQLLTLILLVTAWFTGSGVLGVLPGPTAFGELSGLLGGAGQQIDSGLPPVSASPEILLLVTLGFGTIAIAVFGLAVTVAAPAAAGVPLLVVFAVPTALQPDLLPWWTVVAATLGYGVLLLLRPDRLRQIPAGAAVVAVAVVGSLLVGLLASSVGTSGRFDATGGTGGNADGSIGLNPFTSLRGQLTRSEPRPLFSVRGLETPTYLRALTLQTYVPQEGWKAGRPLPGVPLTGPLPPSTSGPAAAQDVQVENLGFRDYWLPVFGDPTRIAVASPSWAYDAAGGIVYSERAQSEDGWTQSMRLPEPSADQLRAASGPTTVDRAYLDTDGVDPRVTAIAREVTAGAATPFDRAMALENHFTGPGSPFTYSLATAPGSNGDALVDFLTRGRTGYCEQYASAMAVMLRAVDVPARVAVGFTAGDADGSGARTITTEDAHAWVEAWFPGYGWLTFDPTPLADGRTIDPAYVQQAREQESGTPAAEQTPQPEPSATPLPPEAAGPTPEPPPTEEQAADRPTAATGSWWPLVVVLLLAAAVLAVVLTPGLWRRHQYSRRAGLARAGGDGAATAAWDEVLAASRDHGVPVPPGDTVRAAADRIIERHGLSGRPAEALRELAGRVEASWYGGMLPGPGTLDGLVDEVRTAIAAGGTPLRARVLPASVVPEAVRRGRRPADDDAPADDDAPADDLDEVRTSRPDGDVH, via the coding sequence ATGAGCGCGCCGACCCGGCCCCCCGTGCGGCCCGCGCCGCCACCCGCCGCGCCCGTCGCCGAGACGGGGCCGGCGGGCCGGACGCCGGGCGCACCGGCCTGGACGGTGGTGCTGGGACCGGTCGCGACCGTCGTCGCGGTGCTGCTCGCCGGGACGGCCATGGGCTCGGTCGTGCAGGGCGCGGCCTGGTTCGCCCACGCCGCCGTCGCCGTCGTGCTGGTCGCCCTGGTCGGCGGCCTGCTGCTGCCGCTGCGGGCCTGGCTGGTCGCGCCCGGGCAGCTGCTGACCCTGATCCTGCTGGTGACGGCGTGGTTCACCGGCAGCGGTGTGCTCGGGGTGCTCCCGGGCCCCACGGCGTTCGGCGAGCTGTCGGGCCTGCTCGGCGGTGCCGGGCAGCAGATCGACAGCGGCCTGCCGCCGGTGTCGGCGAGCCCGGAGATCCTGCTGCTGGTCACCCTCGGGTTCGGCACGATCGCGATCGCGGTGTTCGGTCTCGCGGTGACCGTCGCCGCCCCCGCCGCGGCCGGGGTGCCGCTGCTCGTGGTGTTCGCGGTGCCGACCGCGCTGCAGCCGGACCTGCTGCCCTGGTGGACCGTCGTCGCCGCGACGCTCGGCTACGGCGTGCTGCTGCTCCTGCGCCCGGACCGGCTGCGACAGATCCCGGCCGGGGCCGCGGTCGTCGCGGTCGCCGTCGTGGGCTCGCTGCTGGTGGGGCTGCTGGCGTCGTCGGTGGGGACCTCGGGTCGCTTCGACGCCACCGGCGGGACCGGGGGCAACGCCGACGGCTCGATCGGGCTGAACCCGTTCACCTCGCTGCGCGGACAGCTGACCCGCAGCGAGCCGCGACCGCTGTTCAGCGTCCGGGGTCTGGAGACCCCGACCTACCTGCGTGCGCTCACCCTGCAGACCTACGTGCCGCAGGAGGGCTGGAAGGCGGGGCGTCCACTGCCGGGGGTGCCGCTGACCGGGCCGCTGCCGCCGTCGACGTCCGGGCCGGCCGCCGCGCAGGACGTGCAGGTCGAGAACCTCGGCTTCCGCGACTACTGGCTGCCGGTGTTCGGCGACCCCACCCGGATCGCGGTCGCCTCGCCGAGCTGGGCCTACGACGCCGCCGGCGGCATCGTCTACAGCGAACGCGCGCAGTCCGAGGACGGCTGGACCCAGTCGATGCGGCTGCCGGAGCCCTCGGCCGACCAGCTGCGTGCGGCGTCCGGCCCGACCACGGTCGACCGGGCCTACCTCGACACCGACGGGGTCGACCCGCGGGTCACTGCGATCGCCCGCGAGGTGACCGCCGGTGCCGCGACGCCGTTCGACCGGGCGATGGCGCTGGAGAACCACTTCACCGGGCCCGGCTCTCCCTTCACCTACAGCCTGGCGACCGCGCCGGGCAGCAACGGCGACGCCCTGGTCGATTTCCTGACCCGCGGCCGCACCGGCTACTGCGAGCAGTACGCCTCGGCCATGGCGGTCATGCTGCGCGCCGTCGACGTCCCGGCCCGGGTGGCGGTCGGTTTCACCGCGGGCGACGCCGACGGCTCCGGGGCCCGGACGATCACGACCGAGGACGCGCACGCCTGGGTCGAGGCGTGGTTCCCCGGGTACGGCTGGCTGACCTTCGACCCGACCCCGCTCGCCGACGGCCGCACCATCGACCCGGCCTACGTCCAGCAGGCCCGGGAGCAGGAGAGCGGCACGCCCGCCGCCGAGCAGACCCCGCAGCCCGAGCCGTCCGCGACACCCCTGCCCCCGGAGGCCGCCGGTCCCACCCCGGAGCCCCCGCCCACCGAGGAGCAGGCGGCGGACCGGCCGACGGCCGCGACCGGGTCGTGGTGGCCGCTGGTCGTGGTGCTGCTGCTTGCGGCCGCGGTGCTCGCCGTCGTGCTGACCCCGGGCCTGTGGCGCCGGCACCAGTACTCCCGACGGGCCGGGCTCGCCCGGGCCGGCGGCGACGGTGCGGCGACCGCGGCGTGGGACGAGGTCCTGGCCGCCTCCCGCGACCACGGGGTCCCGGTGCCGCCCGGGGACACCGTCCGCGCGGCCGCCGACCGCATCATCGAGCGGCACGGTCTGTCCGGGCGGCCCGCGGAGGCGCTGCGCGAGCTGGCGGGCCGGGTCGAGGCGAGCTGGTACGGCGGGATGCTGCCCGGGCCCGGCACGCTCGACGGCCTGGTGGACGAGGTGCGGACGGCGATCGCGGCCGGCGGGACGCCGTTGCGGGCCCGGGTGCTGCCGGCCTCGGTCGTGCCGGAGGCGGTCCGGCGCGGGCGTCGTCCGGCCGACGACGACGCGCCGGCCGACGACGACGCGCCGGCCGACGACCTGGACGAGGTCCGCACGTCTCGGCCCGACGGCGACGTACACTGA
- a CDS encoding SAV_6107 family HEPN domain-containing protein, with product MPLRSPAPAPPSRDALGLLRQAAEQLAEAHRETEPLRRYPAAYLAALRAGAAVLAMRARPRTRRGAPRDVWRLLAEVAPELEEWAAFFAGCSRLRIEAEAGIGRHVDRRAADDLLRQAEQFVTRVQLLLPR from the coding sequence GTGCCGCTCCGGTCGCCCGCGCCCGCTCCGCCGTCGCGGGACGCGCTCGGGCTGCTGCGCCAGGCTGCCGAGCAGCTCGCCGAGGCGCACCGGGAGACCGAGCCGCTGCGTCGCTACCCGGCGGCCTACCTCGCCGCGCTCCGTGCCGGGGCGGCGGTGCTGGCCATGCGGGCCCGCCCCAGGACCCGCCGGGGAGCCCCGCGCGACGTCTGGCGGCTCCTCGCCGAGGTCGCCCCGGAGCTGGAGGAGTGGGCGGCGTTCTTCGCCGGCTGCTCGCGGCTGCGGATCGAGGCCGAGGCCGGGATCGGGCGGCACGTCGACCGGCGCGCCGCCGACGACCTGCTGCGCCAGGCCGAGCAGTTCGTGACCCGGGTGCAGCTGCTGCTGCCCCGGTGA
- a CDS encoding DedA family protein: MVLVAGLVTLGETTIGVGLVLPGETVLIGAAMAVPDVPAAVLVTAVVAVAAACGDSIGYAIGRRFGPRLRESRIIGRMGRDAWDDAARTLRRWGPWAVLGARFLPVVRTMTPAAAGASGLPLRRFLPAVVVGATIWSAVHVTAGFLLREAAEQFEKAFGIAGWVVLAVVVVAGVVGWRVRRRRAQARRAAARGTVAVLADERRDAA; encoded by the coding sequence GTGGTGCTCGTCGCGGGGCTGGTCACCCTCGGCGAGACCACGATCGGCGTCGGGCTCGTCCTGCCCGGCGAGACCGTGCTCATCGGCGCCGCGATGGCCGTCCCGGACGTCCCGGCCGCGGTGCTGGTCACCGCGGTGGTCGCGGTCGCCGCGGCCTGCGGCGACTCGATCGGCTACGCGATCGGCCGCCGTTTCGGCCCGCGGCTGCGCGAGTCCCGGATCATCGGCCGGATGGGCCGCGACGCCTGGGACGACGCCGCCCGCACCCTGCGCCGCTGGGGTCCGTGGGCGGTGCTCGGCGCCCGGTTCCTGCCGGTGGTGCGGACGATGACCCCGGCCGCGGCGGGCGCGTCCGGACTGCCGCTGCGGCGGTTCCTGCCCGCCGTCGTCGTCGGGGCGACGATCTGGTCGGCCGTGCACGTGACCGCAGGGTTCCTGCTGCGCGAGGCCGCCGAGCAGTTCGAGAAGGCCTTCGGGATCGCCGGCTGGGTGGTCCTCGCGGTGGTGGTCGTCGCCGGCGTCGTCGGATGGCGGGTGCGGCGTCGTCGTGCGCAGGCCCGCCGGGCCGCCGCCCGCGGGACCGTCGCCGTGCTCGCCGACGAGCGCCGCGACGCCGCCTGA
- a CDS encoding LppM family (lipo)protein, translating into MPSHHTAPPARRRSRTRALVLLAVLALLALTGCARVQVALAVQPDDTVDGTIVVATPAGAPDGRGPQLAVPADLTDEVELSPYDQDGFVGTRAAFDNLTFAQVSQLNLLGGNASGRANLELRRVGERIAVQGRADLTTMPVDRADVRLAMSFPGEVVESDGETDGGTVIWEFVPGEVSQINASVISTDPNAPSILGWSLLLAGLVVVAAGAAVLLARRDRNPPIRR; encoded by the coding sequence ATGCCGTCGCACCACACCGCGCCACCCGCACGCCGTCGATCCCGGACGCGTGCGCTCGTGCTGCTCGCGGTGCTGGCCCTGCTCGCACTGACCGGCTGTGCCCGGGTCCAGGTGGCCCTCGCCGTCCAGCCGGACGACACCGTCGACGGCACGATCGTCGTCGCGACGCCCGCGGGCGCGCCGGACGGTCGCGGCCCGCAGCTGGCGGTCCCGGCCGACCTCACCGACGAGGTCGAGCTGTCGCCGTACGACCAGGACGGCTTCGTCGGCACCCGCGCGGCCTTCGACAACCTCACGTTCGCGCAGGTCTCGCAGCTGAACCTGCTCGGCGGGAACGCGTCGGGCCGGGCGAACCTGGAGCTGCGCCGGGTCGGGGAGCGGATCGCCGTGCAGGGCCGGGCCGACCTGACCACGATGCCGGTGGACCGGGCCGACGTGCGGCTCGCGATGAGCTTCCCGGGCGAGGTCGTCGAGTCCGACGGCGAGACCGACGGCGGCACCGTCATCTGGGAGTTCGTCCCCGGTGAGGTCTCACAGATCAACGCCTCGGTGATCTCGACCGATCCGAACGCGCCGTCGATCCTGGGCTGGTCGCTGCTGCTGGCCGGACTCGTCGTCGTCGCGGCGGGGGCCGCTGTGCTGCTGGCCCGGCGCGACCGGAACCCGCCGATCCGGCGCTGA
- a CDS encoding AAA family ATPase, which produces MDAVAVADAAGRIAAAMARIIVGKPDTIRLALVAMLAEGHLLVEDVPGVGKTTLAKALARAVDGAVSRVQFTPDLLPGDITGSSVYNRQTAEFEFRPGPVFANVVIADEINRASPKTQSALLECMAEHQVTVDGGTYPLGDPFMVVATQNPVEMDGTYPLPEAQQDRFTIRVSVGYPDPAAELAMLEEHGSTDPLERLRPVTDLRTLRSMIAGVRGLHTAAEVRRYCVEVVGATRRLPEVRLGASPRATLHLLRAARAWAATAGRGYVVPDDVQAVAVPVLAHRLMLGPEGVAARRTPADLVRAAVARVAVPSPPRG; this is translated from the coding sequence ATGGACGCCGTCGCCGTCGCCGACGCGGCGGGCCGGATCGCCGCCGCGATGGCCCGGATCATCGTCGGCAAGCCCGACACCATCCGGCTCGCCCTGGTCGCGATGCTCGCCGAGGGGCACCTGCTCGTCGAGGACGTGCCGGGCGTCGGCAAGACCACGCTGGCCAAGGCGCTCGCCCGCGCCGTCGACGGGGCGGTGAGCCGGGTGCAGTTCACCCCGGACCTGCTGCCCGGCGACATCACCGGCTCGTCGGTCTACAACCGCCAGACCGCGGAGTTCGAGTTCCGGCCCGGCCCGGTGTTCGCGAACGTCGTGATCGCCGACGAGATCAACCGCGCGTCGCCCAAGACCCAGTCGGCGCTGCTGGAGTGCATGGCCGAGCACCAGGTCACCGTGGACGGCGGCACCTACCCGCTGGGTGACCCGTTCATGGTCGTCGCCACCCAGAACCCGGTGGAGATGGACGGCACCTACCCGCTGCCCGAGGCCCAGCAGGACCGGTTCACGATCCGCGTCTCGGTCGGCTACCCGGACCCGGCGGCCGAGCTGGCGATGCTCGAGGAGCACGGCTCGACCGACCCGCTGGAGCGGCTGCGGCCGGTGACCGACCTGCGCACGCTGCGGTCGATGATCGCCGGGGTCCGTGGTCTGCACACCGCGGCGGAGGTGCGCCGCTACTGCGTCGAGGTCGTCGGTGCGACGCGGCGGCTGCCCGAGGTCCGCCTCGGGGCGTCGCCGCGCGCGACCCTGCACCTGCTGCGCGCCGCCCGGGCCTGGGCGGCGACGGCCGGGCGCGGGTACGTCGTGCCCGACGACGTCCAGGCCGTCGCCGTACCCGTCCTCGCGCACCGGCTGATGCTGGGGCCCGAGGGGGTCGCGGCCCGCCGCACGCCGGCGGACCTGGTGCGGGCCGCCGTCGCGCGGGTCGCGGTGCCGTCCCCGCCGCGGGGCTGA
- a CDS encoding ParA family protein, translated as MQVVATLSLKGGVGKTTVALGLAGAAQRHGVSTLVVDLDPQANATTALDPEPTTATVADVLDEPRRAVVERAIAPSAWGEGLDVLVGAEQTERHNHPDPGAAQLYRLDRALQRLAGELITDDSGGSEPAEERYRLVIVDCPPSLGQLTRSALSAADRAILVTDPTMFSVSGVQRAFDAVQTERERSNDRLQPLGVLVNRVRPRNTEHEFRISELRELFGPLVFNSVLPDRSAVQQAQGACLPIQAWDTPGAREISAVFTALLGRVLRSASRPTASA; from the coding sequence GTGCAGGTCGTCGCCACGCTCAGTCTCAAGGGTGGCGTCGGCAAGACCACGGTCGCACTGGGTCTGGCCGGCGCGGCGCAGCGTCACGGCGTCTCCACTCTCGTGGTGGATCTCGACCCGCAGGCCAATGCCACCACCGCACTCGACCCGGAGCCGACCACGGCCACCGTCGCCGACGTGCTGGACGAGCCGCGCCGCGCGGTCGTCGAGCGGGCCATCGCGCCGTCGGCGTGGGGCGAGGGCCTCGACGTGCTGGTCGGTGCGGAGCAGACCGAGCGGCACAACCACCCCGACCCGGGGGCGGCGCAGCTGTACCGGCTCGACCGCGCCCTGCAGCGGCTGGCGGGTGAGCTGATCACCGACGACTCCGGCGGCTCCGAGCCCGCCGAGGAGCGCTACCGGCTGGTGATCGTGGACTGCCCGCCGTCGCTGGGGCAGCTGACCCGCAGCGCGCTGTCGGCCGCGGACCGGGCGATCCTGGTGACCGACCCGACGATGTTCTCGGTGTCCGGCGTGCAGCGCGCGTTCGACGCGGTCCAGACCGAGCGCGAGCGGTCCAACGACCGCCTGCAGCCGTTGGGCGTGCTGGTCAACCGGGTGCGGCCGCGCAACACCGAGCACGAGTTCCGGATCTCCGAGCTGCGCGAGCTGTTCGGCCCACTGGTGTTCAACAGCGTCCTGCCCGACCGCTCGGCGGTCCAGCAGGCCCAGGGCGCCTGCCTGCCGATCCAGGCCTGGGACACCCCGGGCGCCCGGGAGATCTCCGCGGTGTTCACCGCGCTGCTGGGCCGGGTGCTGCGCAGTGCCTCGCGCCCGACCGCCTCGGCCTGA
- a CDS encoding GNAT family N-acetyltransferase, with product MTAAPSRARLVGLGRSEFADRLGEAIDVYVTAMGYPRPTTRQRRSLWLEHSYRPGWRSVGWLDEQDRLTGIGYGYWGGPGQWWFEEVRRGLRARRGEPDAVSADWLTDYFELTELHVHPQAQGSGIGEALLRALARDAARSRMLLSTPEYGRARPGRAWRLYRRAGFVDVLREHLFTGDPRPFAVLGRELPLLPTDHPTHAPE from the coding sequence GTGACCGCAGCGCCGTCGCGGGCGCGTCTGGTCGGTCTCGGCCGCAGCGAGTTCGCCGACCGGCTGGGCGAGGCGATCGACGTCTACGTGACCGCGATGGGCTACCCGCGGCCGACCACACGGCAGCGCCGCTCGCTGTGGCTCGAGCACTCCTACCGGCCGGGCTGGCGCTCGGTCGGCTGGCTCGACGAGCAGGACCGGCTCACCGGCATCGGCTACGGCTACTGGGGCGGCCCCGGGCAGTGGTGGTTCGAGGAGGTCCGCCGCGGACTGCGAGCCCGGCGCGGGGAGCCGGACGCCGTGAGCGCCGACTGGCTGACCGACTACTTCGAGCTGACCGAGCTGCACGTCCATCCGCAGGCCCAGGGCTCGGGCATCGGTGAGGCGCTGCTGCGGGCGCTGGCCCGCGACGCCGCCCGGAGCCGGATGCTGCTGTCCACCCCCGAGTACGGCCGCGCCAGGCCCGGCCGGGCCTGGCGGCTCTACCGTCGCGCCGGGTTCGTCGACGTGCTGCGCGAGCACCTGTTCACCGGCGACCCGCGCCCCTTCGCCGTCCTCGGGCGCGAGCTTCCCCTGCTCCCCACGGATCACCCGACACACGCCCCCGAGTGA
- a CDS encoding TetR/AcrR family transcriptional regulator, whose protein sequence is MSSAEDHEALRAPTLTAGARRILDVASELFYRCGIHAVGVDTIAAESGITKRTLYNRFGSKDRLVEAYLQARHHAWWELMEQRVAASPGSGVLALWDSYTENVDFSERGCAFINAAGELPADHPAHSVVRAHKRAVRRHLEALVRADHPGIAGPEAAANLVFLLLEGAITHHGISDDPDLLRRAREAAERLLRDERAALH, encoded by the coding sequence ATGTCGAGCGCGGAGGATCACGAGGCGCTGCGTGCGCCGACGCTGACCGCGGGCGCGCGCCGAATCCTGGACGTGGCGTCGGAGCTCTTCTACCGGTGCGGGATCCACGCCGTCGGGGTCGACACCATCGCGGCCGAGTCCGGCATCACCAAGCGCACGCTCTACAACCGGTTCGGCTCGAAGGACCGCCTGGTCGAGGCCTACCTGCAGGCTCGGCACCACGCGTGGTGGGAGCTGATGGAGCAGAGGGTGGCCGCGAGTCCGGGCTCGGGAGTGCTGGCGCTCTGGGACTCCTACACCGAGAACGTCGACTTCTCCGAGCGTGGCTGCGCCTTCATCAACGCCGCGGGAGAGCTTCCCGCGGACCATCCCGCCCATAGCGTCGTCCGCGCCCACAAGCGTGCGGTGCGCCGGCACCTCGAAGCGCTCGTCCGGGCCGACCACCCCGGGATCGCCGGTCCCGAAGCGGCGGCGAACCTGGTGTTCCTGCTCCTCGAAGGCGCGATCACCCACCACGGCATCAGCGACGACCCCGACCTCCTGCGCAGAGCCCGAGAGGCGGCCGAGCGCCTGCTGCGGGACGAACGAGCGGCACTGCACTGA
- a CDS encoding DUF58 domain-containing protein, which translates to MAPTAPPPRTPAPAEPGAPAASGSSAPLAAGGAPRRERPAGLTVRGRCLLGGGAAMVLSAIALDERDLVRIGAFVLLLPLLALVVALRSRRSLQVARTLEPARLEAGDGGTVLLRIAGGALLGALRIADHVPDAAGPADRYPPRFTVHRLGRRGARVGYPVRPAVRGAYRIGPLRGRGTDALGLAEFRHDLLPADRLLVLPRVTPLTGRPALTSTAAGRGAEGGSRPGPGTPDVLIRPYRHGDELRRVHWRSSARRDELMVRLDDRPDPSGVTLLIDRRDSVHRGHGPASSLEWAVAFTASAAVHLLQRGEAVALVDESGETVGDVPPGVTGADAVPPRLESLAVLRPSASTGITAPGPGPGHPEGVLAVLGGTAPQDVTALVSAWPRGGHAVLLDVDTWSAATRARPASVAAAALRRAGWHATVVTSDMTVQRAWADACGSPGTAGATG; encoded by the coding sequence ATGGCGCCGACCGCGCCGCCGCCGCGGACACCGGCTCCCGCCGAGCCCGGCGCCCCGGCCGCGTCCGGGTCGTCGGCGCCGCTCGCGGCCGGCGGCGCACCGCGCCGGGAACGGCCGGCGGGGCTGACCGTGCGCGGGCGCTGCCTGCTCGGCGGCGGCGCCGCGATGGTCCTCTCGGCGATCGCGCTCGACGAGCGCGACCTCGTCCGGATCGGGGCGTTCGTGCTGCTCCTGCCGCTGCTCGCGCTCGTCGTCGCGCTGCGGTCGCGCCGCTCGCTGCAGGTCGCGCGCACCCTGGAGCCGGCCCGGCTGGAGGCGGGCGACGGCGGCACGGTGCTGCTGCGGATCGCCGGCGGCGCCCTGCTGGGCGCGTTGCGGATCGCCGACCACGTGCCCGACGCCGCCGGTCCCGCCGACCGCTACCCGCCACGGTTCACCGTGCACCGGCTCGGCCGCCGCGGCGCCCGGGTCGGTTACCCGGTGCGGCCCGCGGTCCGCGGCGCGTACCGGATCGGCCCGCTGCGCGGCCGTGGGACCGACGCGCTCGGCCTCGCCGAGTTCCGCCACGACCTGCTGCCCGCGGACCGGCTGCTGGTCCTCCCCCGGGTCACCCCGCTCACCGGGCGGCCCGCCCTGACCTCCACCGCCGCCGGGCGTGGTGCCGAGGGCGGCAGCCGCCCCGGCCCCGGCACCCCGGACGTGCTGATCCGCCCCTACCGCCACGGCGACGAGCTGCGCCGCGTGCACTGGCGCTCCAGCGCCCGGCGTGACGAGCTGATGGTCCGCCTCGACGACCGGCCCGACCCGTCCGGCGTGACCCTGCTGATCGACCGACGCGACAGCGTCCACCGCGGCCACGGACCCGCGTCCAGCCTGGAGTGGGCGGTGGCGTTCACCGCCAGCGCCGCGGTGCACCTGCTCCAGCGCGGCGAGGCCGTCGCGCTCGTCGACGAGTCCGGCGAGACCGTCGGCGACGTGCCGCCCGGTGTGACCGGCGCGGACGCCGTGCCCCCGCGGCTGGAGTCGCTCGCGGTGCTGCGGCCCTCGGCGAGCACCGGGATCACCGCACCCGGCCCCGGGCCCGGGCATCCGGAGGGGGTGCTCGCGGTGCTCGGCGGGACCGCGCCGCAGGACGTCACCGCGCTGGTCTCGGCCTGGCCGCGCGGCGGGCACGCCGTCCTCCTCGACGTCGACACCTGGTCGGCGGCGACGCGGGCCCGCCCGGCGTCGGTCGCGGCGGCCGCGCTGCGCCGTGCCGGATGGCACGCCACCGTCGTCACCTCCGACATGACCGTCCAGCGGGCCTGGGCCGACGCCTGCGGCTCGCCCGGCACCGCGGGAGCGACCGGATGA
- a CDS encoding class I SAM-dependent methyltransferase, translating into MGSPTREQAGAARGAAVFRVLDREIDRVRRDTGAAPQVLDVGGGSGTWAVPLAIAGCAVTVVDTSPNALATLARRAGEAGVTDRVTPVNGDVDTLAEVAPADGADLVLGHGLLEVVDGPDRVLAALAAAAAPGGAVSVLTVGRYGAFIGRLASGRLAEARALLTDPEGRTGSDDRLLRRFDAHRLQELAAGTGRLQTEILQGDGTLEAWLPGPGQEGEAAGREERDELDALASQVGALAEVAPRLHLLARRY; encoded by the coding sequence GTGGGATCGCCGACACGCGAGCAGGCCGGAGCAGCGCGCGGGGCTGCCGTGTTCCGGGTGCTGGACAGGGAGATCGACCGTGTCCGCCGGGACACCGGGGCCGCGCCCCAGGTGCTCGACGTCGGCGGGGGCAGCGGCACCTGGGCGGTGCCGCTGGCGATCGCCGGCTGCGCGGTGACCGTCGTCGACACCAGCCCCAACGCGCTGGCGACGCTGGCCCGACGCGCCGGTGAGGCCGGGGTCACCGACCGGGTCACCCCGGTGAACGGCGACGTCGACACCCTCGCCGAGGTCGCCCCGGCCGACGGCGCCGACCTCGTGCTGGGTCACGGGCTGCTCGAGGTCGTCGACGGCCCGGACCGGGTGCTCGCCGCGCTCGCCGCGGCCGCCGCCCCGGGCGGAGCGGTGTCGGTGCTGACGGTGGGGCGCTACGGCGCGTTCATCGGGCGCCTGGCCAGCGGCCGGCTGGCCGAGGCCCGTGCCCTGCTCACCGATCCCGAGGGGCGCACCGGTTCCGACGACCGGCTGCTGCGCCGGTTCGACGCGCACCGGCTGCAGGAGCTCGCCGCCGGGACCGGACGCCTGCAGACCGAGATCCTCCAGGGCGACGGCACCCTCGAGGCGTGGCTGCCCGGTCCCGGTCAGGAGGGCGAGGCGGCGGGCCGCGAGGAACGTGACGAACTGGACGCGCTCGCGTCGCAGGTCGGCGCTCTCGCCGAGGTCGCCCCGCGGTTGCATCTGCTCGCCCGGCGGTACTGA
- the mraZ gene encoding division/cell wall cluster transcriptional repressor MraZ — translation MFLGTYTPKLDDKGRLTLPAKFRDELRGGCMITKGQDHCLYVFTRDAFTEMARKIAAGPLTNESARVFQRNLFSGTDEQNPDGQGRIAIQSELRRYAGLSKDCVVIGAFTRAEIWDAQAWQEYQERHEDEFAKAQEEVLPGLF, via the coding sequence GTGTTCCTCGGCACCTACACCCCGAAGTTGGACGACAAAGGGCGGCTCACGCTGCCCGCAAAGTTCCGCGACGAGTTGCGAGGCGGCTGCATGATCACGAAAGGGCAGGACCACTGCCTCTACGTGTTCACCCGTGACGCCTTCACCGAGATGGCGCGCAAGATCGCCGCGGGCCCGCTGACGAACGAGTCGGCGCGGGTGTTCCAGCGGAACCTCTTCTCGGGCACCGACGAGCAGAACCCCGACGGCCAGGGCCGGATCGCGATCCAGTCCGAGCTGCGCCGGTACGCCGGACTGTCCAAGGACTGCGTGGTGATCGGCGCGTTCACGCGTGCCGAGATCTGGGACGCGCAGGCCTGGCAGGAGTACCAGGAGCGGCACGAGGACGAGTTCGCCAAGGCCCAGGAGGAGGTTCTGCCCGGGCTGTTCTGA
- a CDS encoding DUF3040 domain-containing protein, translating into MPLSEHEQRLLEQIERALYQEDPKFASSVSGSRRSKPARRRRIQGAVLFVVGLVLLVAGIPFRALWLGDLPILSIVGFLAMLGGALLAVTSIGARRGGEETTGQGGSAPKDKQSGESGGGFTGRMEERFRRRFEQE; encoded by the coding sequence ATGCCGCTCTCCGAGCACGAGCAGCGCCTGCTCGAACAGATCGAACGCGCCCTCTACCAGGAGGACCCCAAGTTCGCGTCCTCGGTCAGCGGTAGCCGGCGGAGCAAGCCCGCCCGGCGCCGCCGGATCCAGGGCGCCGTCCTGTTCGTGGTGGGCCTCGTGCTGCTCGTCGCCGGGATCCCCTTCCGGGCGCTCTGGCTCGGCGACCTGCCGATCCTCAGCATCGTCGGCTTCCTCGCCATGCTCGGTGGCGCGCTGCTGGCGGTCACCTCGATCGGAGCCCGTCGTGGCGGCGAGGAGACGACCGGCCAGGGCGGATCCGCCCCCAAGGACAAGCAGTCCGGCGAGAGCGGCGGTGGCTTCACCGGCCGGATGGAGGAGCGCTTCCGGCGTCGCTTCGAACAGGAGTGA